A genomic region of Christiangramia sp. OXR-203 contains the following coding sequences:
- a CDS encoding methylglyoxal synthase — protein sequence MKTIAIIAHDGKKPEMVQFLNQFNEILNSKEIKIIATGTTGAKTEAAGYKVEKLLSGPLGGDAQIAARIAEKQVDMVIFFRDPLDKHPHEPDIFMLMRLCDVHNIPLATNPATARLLIRGL from the coding sequence ATGAAGACAATAGCGATCATTGCCCATGACGGGAAGAAACCTGAAATGGTTCAATTTCTGAATCAGTTTAATGAGATCCTGAATTCCAAGGAAATTAAGATCATAGCTACGGGAACTACCGGTGCCAAAACCGAAGCTGCTGGTTATAAAGTAGAAAAGTTACTATCTGGTCCTTTGGGTGGAGACGCTCAGATCGCTGCCAGGATTGCTGAAAAGCAGGTAGATATGGTCATATTCTTTAGAGATCCTTTGGATAAGCATCCTCACGAACCAGATATTTTTATGCTAATGAGATTATGTGACGTACACAATATCCCCTTAGCGACAAATCCTGCGACTGCCAGACTTTTAATTAGAGGTCTGTAG
- the pfkA gene encoding 6-phosphofructokinase, protein MSKKLKKIGVMTSGGDSPGMNAAIRAVVRTCAYYHVDCIGYYRGFQGMIAGDSIPLTARSVRNTINQGGTILQSARSKEFMTKEGRAKAAANLKKEGVDAMILIGGDGTFTGGQVFSQEHNFPVIGVPGTIDNDIFGTHYTIGYDTALNTVIEAIDKIRDTASSHNRLFFVEVMGRDAGFIALNTGIGAGAEEILIPEEDLGLDRLLDSLERSRRAGKTSSIVVVSEGDKIGKNVFELAEYVKENLPFYDARVTVLGHIQRGGRPSCFDRVLASRLSVKAVELLLDGKRDLMVGMMNNEIESCSLDQALKGKHNINKDLLRISEILST, encoded by the coding sequence ATGAGTAAGAAATTGAAAAAAATTGGGGTGATGACTTCCGGGGGAGATTCTCCGGGAATGAATGCTGCAATTCGAGCGGTTGTTAGAACCTGTGCATATTATCATGTTGATTGTATTGGATACTATCGTGGTTTCCAGGGAATGATTGCGGGAGATAGCATTCCATTAACTGCGCGTAGCGTACGTAATACCATCAATCAGGGTGGAACGATATTACAGTCGGCAAGATCCAAGGAATTCATGACCAAAGAAGGACGGGCTAAAGCTGCTGCCAATCTAAAAAAAGAAGGAGTAGACGCTATGATCCTTATTGGAGGTGATGGAACATTTACCGGAGGTCAGGTATTCAGTCAGGAGCATAATTTTCCAGTAATTGGTGTACCAGGAACTATCGATAATGACATATTTGGTACTCATTATACCATTGGTTACGATACGGCATTGAATACAGTTATCGAAGCTATTGATAAGATACGGGATACGGCAAGTTCCCATAACCGACTATTCTTTGTGGAAGTGATGGGTCGCGATGCAGGTTTTATTGCCTTGAATACCGGGATTGGCGCTGGAGCTGAAGAAATTTTGATTCCTGAAGAAGATCTTGGACTGGATAGACTATTGGATTCCCTGGAACGTAGCCGAAGAGCTGGAAAAACTTCCAGTATCGTAGTAGTTTCTGAAGGTGATAAAATAGGAAAGAATGTTTTCGAACTCGCAGAATATGTGAAAGAGAACCTCCCGTTTTACGATGCTCGAGTAACCGTTCTAGGACATATTCAAAGAGGAGGAAGGCCTTCCTGTTTTGACAGGGTTCTGGCGAGCAGGCTTAGTGTAAAAGCTGTCGAACTTCTATTAGATGGTAAGCGAGACCTCATGGTGGGAATGATGAATAATGAAATTGAAAGCTGTAGCCTGGACCAGGCATTAAAAGGGAAGCATAATATTAATAAAGATCTTTTACGTATTTCTGAAATACTCTCAACTTAA
- a CDS encoding TrmH family RNA methyltransferase gives MQLTHDTTNFENIQFPVILLLDNITSEANIGSIFRLADAFGVEKLIFHGTVPNLNSNRLKRTARNTHTTVDFEVYEDATQVISDLKSNGYRMTAVEITSESRPISEFKLVAENILLVAGNERHGVSEEILKNCDSAYHIEMFGKNSSMNVAQSLGIALYEITKVVRS, from the coding sequence ATGCAACTTACTCACGACACCACGAACTTCGAGAACATACAATTTCCAGTAATTTTGCTGTTAGACAACATCACAAGTGAAGCAAACATTGGCAGTATCTTTCGCCTTGCCGATGCTTTTGGAGTTGAAAAACTTATTTTTCATGGAACCGTTCCAAATCTAAACAGTAACCGATTAAAAAGAACAGCCAGAAATACACATACTACAGTGGATTTTGAAGTTTACGAAGATGCCACCCAAGTGATTAGCGATCTTAAAAGCAACGGCTATAGAATGACTGCGGTCGAGATCACCTCAGAAAGTAGGCCTATCTCAGAGTTTAAACTTGTGGCTGAAAATATCCTTTTAGTAGCCGGAAACGAGAGGCACGGCGTTTCCGAAGAAATTTTAAAAAACTGTGACTCTGCATATCATATCGAGATGTTTGGAAAAAACAGTAGCATGAATGTCGCCCAATCACTGGGAATTGCTTTGTATGAAATTACAAAAGTGGTGCGCAGTTAA
- a CDS encoding 16S rRNA (uracil(1498)-N(3))-methyltransferase: protein MQLFYNPNISENDKQVIFPKDESRHIVKVLRKTEGDELSITNGNGMLFKAQIILADVKQCVANISSFESQPAPPYYLHMIVAPTKMNDRYEWFLEKAMEIGVHEITPVICDHSERKTVKLERYQRVLLSAMKQSLHMHFPKLNDPVSFSELMQTEMQGMRLIAHCEDDEKKPYLQNKLKANSTINILIGPEGDFSSNEIKTAMKENWQQISLGESRLRTETAAIAACHTVALINQNS, encoded by the coding sequence ATGCAGCTATTTTACAATCCAAATATTTCAGAAAACGATAAACAGGTAATTTTTCCGAAGGATGAAAGCAGGCATATTGTAAAAGTATTGCGGAAAACTGAAGGTGACGAGTTAAGCATTACTAATGGAAACGGGATGTTATTTAAGGCTCAGATCATACTGGCTGATGTAAAACAATGTGTTGCAAATATCAGTTCTTTTGAAAGTCAGCCAGCACCACCCTATTATTTACATATGATTGTTGCACCTACGAAGATGAACGATCGCTATGAGTGGTTTCTGGAAAAAGCGATGGAGATTGGTGTGCACGAAATTACGCCGGTTATTTGTGATCATAGTGAACGCAAAACCGTCAAACTGGAACGTTATCAACGAGTGCTATTGAGCGCTATGAAACAATCCCTGCATATGCATTTCCCAAAATTGAACGACCCTGTTAGTTTTTCTGAATTAATGCAGACAGAAATGCAAGGTATGAGATTAATTGCTCACTGCGAGGATGACGAAAAGAAACCCTATCTTCAGAATAAATTGAAGGCCAATAGCACTATCAATATTTTAATTGGTCCTGAAGGAGATTTTAGTTCCAACGAGATAAAAACTGCGATGAAAGAAAACTGGCAGCAAATAAGTCTTGGAGAAAGCAGATTACGGACTGAAACTGCAGCGATTGCAGCATGTCACACAGTCGCACTCATCAATCAAAATTCATGA
- a CDS encoding DUF4159 domain-containing protein translates to MKKFAFGILFLMLVSFKVNGQEIAVLKYNGGGDWYANPTALPNLIKFCNKNLQTSLNEKPETVEPGSTDIYQYPFMHMTGHGNVVFSEVEKENLRQYLLSGGFLHIDDNYGMDEYIRPLLKELFPDQNLQEVPANHEIFRNQFEFPNGLPKIHEHDAQRPQALGIFENGRLLILYTVESDLGDGWESQEVHNDPEEIRLKALQMGANIIKYAFEN, encoded by the coding sequence ATGAAAAAGTTCGCATTCGGAATTCTCTTTTTAATGCTGGTATCGTTTAAGGTAAATGGGCAGGAAATTGCCGTTCTAAAATATAATGGTGGTGGAGATTGGTATGCGAATCCAACTGCCCTACCTAATCTTATTAAATTCTGTAATAAGAACTTACAAACTTCTTTAAATGAAAAACCGGAAACTGTAGAGCCAGGAAGCACTGATATTTATCAATATCCGTTTATGCATATGACCGGACATGGAAATGTGGTATTTAGCGAAGTTGAAAAAGAAAATCTCAGGCAATACTTATTGAGCGGCGGATTCCTGCATATCGATGACAATTACGGAATGGATGAGTATATCCGGCCTTTGCTAAAAGAATTATTTCCCGACCAAAATCTTCAGGAAGTCCCCGCGAACCACGAAATTTTCAGGAATCAGTTCGAATTTCCTAACGGACTGCCAAAAATCCATGAACATGATGCGCAAAGACCTCAGGCATTGGGAATCTTTGAAAACGGCAGATTACTGATTTTATACACCGTAGAAAGTGATCTTGGTGATGGCTGGGAAAGTCAGGAAGTTCACAATGACCCGGAAGAAATTCGGCTAAAAGCATTGCAAATGGGAGCAAACATCATCAAATACGCATTCGAAAACTAG
- a CDS encoding RidA family protein has product MKKIIKTNNAPAPIGPYNQAIFAGDTLYISGQIAIDPATGDLKTEDLEAETTLVLENLKAILTEAGLPLDHVVKTSIFISDMNNFGKINDVYAKYFASENAPARETVEVANLPKFVNVEISAIAVRF; this is encoded by the coding sequence ATGAAAAAGATTATTAAAACCAACAATGCACCGGCACCGATAGGACCTTACAACCAGGCAATTTTCGCTGGAGACACTCTATATATTAGCGGACAAATCGCAATAGATCCAGCAACCGGCGATCTAAAAACTGAAGATCTCGAAGCTGAAACTACACTAGTATTGGAAAATCTAAAGGCAATATTGACTGAAGCTGGTTTGCCCCTTGATCATGTGGTCAAAACTTCAATTTTTATAAGTGACATGAACAACTTCGGAAAGATCAACGATGTCTATGCAAAATATTTTGCTTCAGAAAATGCTCCGGCAAGAGAAACTGTGGAAGTTGCAAATCTTCCAAAGTTTGTAAATGTTGAAATTAGCGCGATAGCAGTTAGATTCTAA
- a CDS encoding translocation/assembly module TamB domain-containing protein, which translates to MFSIPAVQTSVARKLTNSLQENSDVNVNIGRVSISYFGDILLNDIYVEDHREDTLFTAKEISSSILSYSKLMSNAPELGDTRIDSLNMHMRRYKGEDRDNLGILIQKLQKEPTGDPKDFNLTAEDVQITNSRYSFIDENLDRSDVLVVDDLNIYANELRIFNSNIDIDIGMLRGYEHRGIQIDQLSTLFHYDPNRMSLQNMILQTPGSMVNADLSFEYDLSDFSDFENLVQVEAKFRESILNSNDLITFYDGFGENQLVKFQTELTGTLNDFQLDGFRLQGLDRTEIYGNFQVVGSFSDEPNSFKLDGSFSDFNTNYYDMINFLPGALQGQLPETLRDFGNVNIKGNTVVTNGFLDADVVIATQLGSADADFELNNFNNSAASSYKGKLIFKNFNLGRLIGNTQLGKASFDIDFDGRGLDQENLNTQLKGTIAKLEFNNYAYSDIQIMGNLRNPLFNGYFKSNDPNLEMEFNGLADVSEETNVYDFEASVGYADLYALNFVNRDTVSVFKGDVIMNMQGTNVDNAFGDILLLNTSYKNQNDLYYFDDLNIASTFDGPVRTITINSPDVINGEVSGIFKVNEVGALIENSIGSIYTNYKPKTITTNQYMEFDFDIYNQIVEVFYPEIELAPNTFIRGRVESDESEFKLTFRSPRIDFFENMAEDINLQVDNTNPIYNTFFEADSVSTDLYKFSEFSFINVTQRDTLFIRSEFKGGKNNSDEFNLNLFHTINENSKSVVGIQKSDFKFKNKVWYLNENSDRSNKIVFDNSFRDLQIDSLVMSHKNEQIRLSGNMRDSTFKNFKMKFSEVDIGKITPEIDSLDLAGILNGDLELLQEDGAYFPVSNLNINQFEVNDLVMGNLALDVSGNQDLSTYSVYAKLEKEGIESLSAIGDINVNGSEPRIDLEVNMNRLNMGVFTPLGADVLTDIRGFATGRAFVTGNYKNPDFSGSLSLAEAGLRIPYLNVDLDFQENAEIDLTQQQFVFDNIDIVDTKFNTKGTLDGLISHRNFSEWFLDLTLVSDRILVLDTEADEDALYYGTAFIDGEASIMGPTDELVIEVNAATERGTVFKIPLSDTESVGDNSFIRFLSPEEKAARLAGEEIEIPEVKGLELVFDLDITNDAEVEVVVDQTSGSTLRGRGSGNLLLEINTNGKFNMWGDFIVYEGVYNFKYAGLVQKVFTVESGGSINWDGDPMDAQLDVSAVYSLNANPAVLLENPSVNRKIPVDVVINLQGEIAQPEIGFSIDFPSASSTVKSELQYRIDDRATTELQALFLVTQGTFYSEFGLRGAAIYGTLAERASSIVNDIFADDDGKFQVGVNYVQGDRTPDQQTVDRFGLTLSTQISDRVLINGQVGVPIGGVTESVIIGDLEIDFLLNADGTLRASVFNRENNIQFIGEEIGFTQGVGLSYNVDFDTFKELIRKIASTTIEGF; encoded by the coding sequence GTGTTTTCCATTCCTGCTGTTCAGACTTCAGTAGCAAGAAAACTCACCAATTCTCTTCAGGAAAATAGTGATGTCAATGTAAATATTGGCCGTGTTTCTATTAGTTATTTTGGAGATATTCTTTTGAATGATATTTATGTAGAAGATCATCGTGAGGATACGCTATTTACGGCTAAAGAAATTAGTTCTTCTATTCTAAGCTACTCTAAGCTTATGAGTAACGCTCCAGAACTGGGAGATACAAGAATTGATAGCCTGAACATGCATATGCGCAGGTATAAAGGTGAAGACAGGGATAATCTGGGTATACTTATTCAAAAACTTCAGAAGGAACCAACAGGGGACCCAAAGGATTTTAATCTTACTGCGGAAGATGTACAGATCACGAACAGTCGCTATAGTTTCATAGATGAAAACCTTGATCGCTCTGATGTTCTGGTCGTTGATGATCTTAATATTTATGCAAACGAACTAAGGATTTTTAATTCTAATATAGATATCGATATTGGAATGCTACGCGGCTACGAGCATCGCGGGATTCAGATAGATCAGCTTTCTACGTTATTTCATTACGATCCAAACCGGATGAGTCTGCAGAACATGATCTTGCAAACACCGGGATCTATGGTTAATGCCGATCTTTCTTTTGAATATGACCTATCAGATTTTTCAGATTTTGAAAATCTAGTACAGGTAGAAGCGAAGTTTCGGGAAAGTATCTTAAACTCTAATGATCTTATTACATTTTATGATGGTTTTGGAGAGAATCAACTCGTAAAGTTCCAGACGGAACTTACCGGTACTTTAAATGATTTTCAGTTAGATGGATTCCGACTTCAGGGTCTTGATCGAACAGAGATTTATGGGAATTTCCAGGTTGTTGGTTCTTTTTCAGATGAGCCGAATTCTTTCAAATTAGATGGGAGTTTTTCAGATTTCAATACCAACTACTATGATATGATCAACTTCCTGCCGGGAGCGCTTCAGGGCCAATTGCCTGAAACTCTTCGGGATTTTGGTAATGTGAATATCAAAGGAAATACGGTGGTGACGAACGGCTTTCTGGATGCAGATGTTGTGATAGCCACACAACTGGGATCTGCAGATGCAGATTTTGAACTTAATAATTTCAATAACTCTGCAGCCTCAAGTTATAAGGGTAAACTGATCTTCAAGAACTTTAATCTAGGTCGTTTGATCGGTAATACTCAATTAGGGAAAGCAAGTTTTGATATCGACTTTGACGGGAGAGGTCTGGACCAGGAAAACCTGAATACGCAGTTGAAAGGAACCATTGCTAAACTGGAATTCAATAATTATGCTTATTCCGATATCCAGATTATGGGGAATCTTCGGAATCCTCTTTTTAATGGTTATTTCAAGTCGAATGATCCTAACCTGGAAATGGAATTTAATGGTCTGGCCGATGTTTCAGAAGAAACCAATGTGTATGATTTTGAAGCTTCCGTAGGATATGCCGACCTATACGCGCTCAATTTTGTGAATAGAGATACGGTTTCAGTTTTCAAGGGTGATGTGATCATGAATATGCAGGGAACGAATGTTGATAATGCATTTGGAGATATTCTGCTTCTAAACACGTCGTATAAAAACCAGAACGATCTTTATTATTTCGATGATCTTAATATAGCTTCTACATTTGATGGCCCTGTTCGAACTATTACGATCAATTCCCCAGATGTTATAAATGGAGAGGTAAGCGGTATTTTTAAAGTCAACGAAGTTGGTGCACTAATAGAAAATTCCATAGGTAGTATTTACACTAACTACAAACCTAAAACTATCACGACGAACCAGTATATGGAGTTCGATTTCGATATTTATAACCAGATCGTCGAAGTTTTTTATCCTGAAATTGAACTGGCTCCTAATACATTTATTCGAGGTCGGGTGGAGTCTGATGAATCTGAATTTAAATTAACCTTCAGGTCTCCAAGAATCGATTTCTTTGAGAATATGGCTGAAGACATTAATCTTCAGGTTGACAATACGAATCCTATCTATAATACCTTCTTTGAAGCCGATAGCGTTTCCACCGATCTTTATAAATTTTCAGAATTCAGTTTCATTAATGTGACTCAGCGTGACACGCTGTTCATACGTTCAGAATTTAAAGGTGGAAAGAATAATTCTGATGAATTCAATCTGAATCTATTTCATACGATAAACGAAAACAGTAAGTCTGTAGTTGGAATACAGAAATCAGATTTTAAATTCAAAAACAAGGTTTGGTACCTGAATGAAAATAGCGATCGTAGTAATAAAATAGTTTTTGATAATAGTTTTCGTGACCTGCAGATCGATTCGCTTGTTATGAGTCATAAGAATGAACAAATTCGACTCAGCGGAAATATGCGTGATAGCACCTTTAAAAACTTTAAAATGAAGTTTAGTGAGGTGGATATTGGAAAGATCACCCCGGAAATAGATAGTCTCGACCTTGCCGGGATACTCAACGGCGATCTCGAACTGCTCCAGGAGGATGGTGCTTATTTTCCGGTCTCGAACTTAAATATCAATCAATTTGAGGTAAACGATCTTGTGATGGGTAATCTGGCACTTGATGTAAGCGGAAACCAGGATCTCAGTACCTATTCGGTTTACGCTAAACTTGAGAAGGAAGGTATCGAATCCTTATCTGCCATAGGCGATATCAATGTAAATGGCAGCGAACCAAGGATAGATCTTGAAGTGAATATGAATCGCCTCAACATGGGTGTATTTACTCCTTTGGGAGCAGATGTTCTAACAGATATTAGAGGATTTGCAACTGGAAGAGCCTTTGTAACCGGGAATTACAAAAATCCTGATTTCTCAGGATCTTTATCTTTAGCTGAAGCCGGATTACGAATCCCTTATTTGAATGTAGATCTAGATTTCCAAGAAAATGCAGAGATAGATCTTACCCAGCAGCAATTTGTTTTTGATAACATCGATATTGTAGACACCAAGTTCAATACGAAAGGAACACTGGATGGTTTGATATCGCATCGTAATTTTTCTGAATGGTTTCTGGATCTAACGCTGGTTTCAGACCGGATCTTAGTGTTGGATACTGAAGCCGATGAGGATGCCCTCTATTATGGAACCGCATTTATTGATGGAGAAGCTTCGATCATGGGGCCTACAGATGAACTGGTGATAGAAGTGAATGCGGCTACCGAAAGAGGGACGGTTTTTAAGATTCCGCTAAGTGATACTGAATCTGTTGGAGATAATTCTTTTATAAGATTTTTAAGTCCTGAAGAGAAAGCAGCGCGTCTTGCGGGAGAAGAGATTGAAATTCCCGAAGTAAAAGGTCTTGAACTGGTCTTTGATCTTGATATTACCAATGATGCTGAAGTTGAAGTTGTAGTGGACCAGACCAGCGGAAGTACATTGCGTGGTAGAGGTTCCGGGAACTTACTTCTGGAGATCAATACCAATGGTAAATTCAATATGTGGGGAGATTTTATTGTTTATGAAGGAGTTTATAATTTTAAATATGCCGGACTTGTTCAAAAGGTTTTTACGGTCGAGTCTGGAGGAAGTATAAATTGGGATGGAGATCCTATGGATGCCCAACTGGATGTAAGCGCCGTGTACTCATTGAACGCGAATCCCGCAGTTTTGCTGGAAAACCCATCGGTTAATCGAAAGATTCCTGTAGATGTGGTTATTAATCTACAGGGGGAAATTGCACAGCCTGAGATTGGCTTTTCAATTGACTTTCCAAGTGCTAGCTCTACCGTCAAATCTGAATTACAGTACCGTATAGATGATAGGGCTACTACCGAATTACAGGCTTTATTCCTGGTTACACAGGGAACGTTTTATAGTGAGTTTGGATTACGAGGCGCCGCGATTTACGGGACCCTTGCTGAAAGAGCTTCCAGTATCGTAAACGATATTTTTGCTGATGATGATGGTAAATTCCAGGTAGGTGTCAATTATGTACAGGGTGACCGCACTCCAGATCAGCAAACCGTAGATAGGTTTGGTTTGACGTTGTCCACCCAGATCTCAGATCGTGTTTTGATCAATGGTCAGGTGGGAGTTCCTATTGGAGGAGTGACAGAATCTGTTATAATCGGAGATCTGGAAATTGATTTTCTCTTAAATGCAGATGGTACTTTAAGGGCTTCAGTATTTAACCGGGAAAACAACATTCAGTTTATTGGTGAGGAGATAGGTTTTACGCAGGGAGTCGGGTTATCCTATAACGTGGATTTTGATACTTTTAAGGAGTTGATAAGGAAGATAGCAAGTACTACTATTGAAGGTTTTTGA
- the tsaD gene encoding tRNA (adenosine(37)-N6)-threonylcarbamoyltransferase complex transferase subunit TsaD, translated as MADHLINILAIESSCDDTAAAVLSNGKILSNIVATQEVHKQYGGVVPELASRAHQQNIVPVIHQALEKANIDKKDLSAIAFTRGPGLMGSLLVGTSFAKSLAMGLDVPLIEVNHMQAHILAHFIEEEGFDKPEFPFLAMTISGGHTQIVKVSDYFDMEVIGETLDDAVGEAFDKSAKILGLPYPGGPLIDKYAREGDPKAFQFTKPKVDDLNFSFSGFKTAVLYFIQKKTKEDPEFVEKNLKDICASIQYTIIGILMDKLKKAVKNTGINQVAIGGGVSANSGIRQALVDAEKKWGWKCFIPKFEYTTDNAAMIGIAGYHKYLQKDFADFSVTAQSRYKI; from the coding sequence ATGGCTGATCATTTAATAAACATTCTCGCTATAGAATCTTCCTGTGATGATACGGCGGCTGCCGTACTCTCCAACGGTAAAATTCTATCCAATATTGTCGCAACTCAGGAAGTACATAAACAATATGGTGGAGTTGTTCCAGAACTTGCATCACGAGCGCATCAACAGAATATAGTTCCGGTGATTCATCAGGCTTTGGAAAAGGCAAATATCGACAAAAAAGATCTCTCTGCAATTGCATTTACAAGAGGTCCGGGACTTATGGGTTCTTTGCTCGTAGGCACCTCTTTTGCCAAGTCACTCGCAATGGGTCTGGATGTTCCTTTAATCGAGGTTAATCATATGCAGGCACATATCCTGGCACATTTTATCGAAGAAGAAGGATTTGACAAGCCGGAATTTCCATTTCTGGCTATGACCATAAGTGGCGGACATACCCAAATCGTGAAGGTTTCAGATTATTTTGATATGGAAGTTATTGGTGAAACCCTGGACGATGCAGTTGGTGAAGCTTTTGATAAAAGCGCAAAAATATTAGGACTACCCTATCCCGGAGGCCCGTTAATAGATAAATACGCCAGAGAAGGTGACCCAAAAGCTTTTCAATTTACTAAGCCGAAAGTTGATGACCTGAACTTCAGTTTTAGCGGTTTTAAGACAGCTGTGTTATATTTTATTCAGAAGAAAACAAAAGAAGATCCTGAATTTGTCGAGAAAAATCTAAAAGATATTTGCGCCTCTATTCAATATACCATCATAGGAATTTTAATGGATAAATTGAAAAAGGCAGTAAAAAACACCGGGATCAACCAGGTGGCGATTGGTGGCGGAGTTTCTGCAAATAGTGGAATACGCCAGGCTTTGGTTGATGCTGAAAAAAAATGGGGCTGGAAATGTTTTATTCCGAAGTTTGAATACACGACAGATAATGCTGCAATGATCGGGATCGCTGGCTATCACAAATACCTACAAAAAGATTTTGCCGATTTTTCGGTAACCGCGCAATCGCGATATAAAATATAA